The Pecten maximus chromosome 12, xPecMax1.1, whole genome shotgun sequence genome includes a region encoding these proteins:
- the LOC117339634 gene encoding transforming growth factor-beta-induced protein ig-h3-like, which yields MLRLLCFTLALHAVLGGSLVQVLQSSGESTLVCLVQKAGLADALGQVYSLYLLTGTFTIFAPTNAAFAKLPADVLASLSNDVNALTNNLKYHVVPGSIRKQDASNEAQLTTLAGQKVRLNIYSHNHVITVEGSRITHFDIQANNGYVHIIDTVMMPPEGSIVDIVAGDSELSTLLSKVKSANLVSALQGDALTVFAPTNDAFARLGSRVWNHLAQNPQLLKEILEYHVVPNTEYSAGLYNREHIRTLDTHHDVIRIRTTGTSVYVNNAQVIKANIAATNGVVHKIDHVLIPLRHLGSAIFGKK from the exons ATGCTCCGTCTGTTGTGCTTCACTCTTGCTCTACATGCCGTATTGGGCGGTAGCCTAGTACAGGTATTACAGTCCTCTGGAGAGTCAACACTGGTCTGTCTGGTACAGAAAGCAGGCCTAGCTGACGCACTTGGACAAGTTTA CTCACTCTACTTACTTACAGGAACCTTCACCATTTTTGCTCCCACCAACGCTGCCTTTGCCAAGTTACCCGCAGATGTTCTTGCCTCACTCAGCAATGACGTAAATGCTCTCACCAATAATTTGAAATACCACGTGGTTCCGGGATCTATCAGGAAACAGGATGCATCCAACGAGGCTCAACTTACTACTTTGGCTGGTCAGAAAGTCCGTCTCAACATCTACAGTCATAATCATGTAA TTACTGTGGAAGGATCAAGAATAACACATTTCGACATTCAAGCCAACAACGGATATGTCCATATTATTGATACTGTAATGATGCCACCAGAGGGCAGTATCGTCGACATCGTCGCTGGTGACTCAGAGTTATCCACCCTATTATCAAAGGTCAAATCAGCAAACCTGGTATCAGCACTACAAG GTGACGCTCTCACTGTATTCGCCCCAACAAATGACGCATTTGCACGACTAGGATCAAGAGTATGGAACCACCTTGCCCAGAACCCACAACTTCTAAAAG AAATCCTTGAATACCACGTGGTCCCAAACACAGAATACTCCGCCGGTCTGTACAACAGGGAACACATTAGGACACTAGATACtcaccatgacgtcatcagaataCGTACCACAG GAACCTCAGTTTACGTCAACAATGCTCAAGTGATCAAGGCCAATATCGCCGCCACCAACGGAGTAGTCCATAAAATTGACCATGTGCTTATACCTCTGAGGCATCTAGGATCTGCAATATTTGgaaagaaataa